A single Triticum dicoccoides isolate Atlit2015 ecotype Zavitan unplaced genomic scaffold, WEW_v2.0 scaffold20793, whole genome shotgun sequence DNA region contains:
- the LOC119345128 gene encoding vesicle-associated protein 1-4-like has product MLILQIRSQTLDELIQFDPPEIGFPFLPNKTLMSSVSIVNITDSYVAFNASICDKVVYSMQPDKGILSPRSSKKLLVVRSPMEMEQQDMQCNDKLFMWNRVVTEGVEASDIVDYLGDDERKKLPIVLNKTSPPCTSEELIRFDPPELCFPFMPNKTMVCSINMVNNTEYSVGFGNYINKETLASYYTKPQRGIMPPRSTQRLVVRRVLKKNELGEAIQGEDKFFIGNMIVTKGAEASDLTDLVFDKGNTQLPIVFEKISSLSTFDELIQFDPPQLRFPFMPTKRVLMMCSIKIINVTDHRVGFNNWYRKSNSACYITTPIRGILAPRSTQELKVIRVPKENESHDMSCTDVVGVWNGVVTEGIEETDLYGYISDEESQQFPIVYTK; this is encoded by the exons ATGCTCATTTTGCAGATAAGGTCGCAGACCTTAGATGAGCTTATCCAGTTTGATCCCCCTGAGATCGGATTCCCTTTCTTGCCAAACAAGACCCTGATGTCCTCTGTTTCTATAGTCAACATTACGGATTCCTACGTTGCTTTCAATGCCAGCATATGTGATAAAGTGGTGTATAGTATGCAACCAGACAAAGGAATTCTGTCACCACGGTCCAGTAAAAAATTATTGGTGGTAAGGTCGCCAATGGAAATGGAACAACAAGACATGCAGTGCAATGACAAGCTCTTTATGTGGAACCGCGTGGTGACTGAAGGTGTCGAAGCCAGCGACATTGTTGATTACTTAGGTGATGATGAACGTAAAAAGTTGCCCATTGTTCTTAACAAG ACAAGCCCACCATGTACCTCAGAGGAGCTGATCCGATTTGACCCACCTGAGCTTTGCTTCCCATTCATGCCAAACAAGACAATGGTGTGCTCCATTAATATGGTCAACAATACAGAGTACTCTGTCGGTTTTGGTAATTATATCAACAAAGAAACTTTGGCATCATACTACACAAAACCGCAGAGAGGAATCATGCCACCAAGATCTACTCAAAGACTTGTAGTAAGAAGGGTACTAAAGAAAAATGAACTAGGAGAAGCTATACAGGGGGAAGACAAGTTCTTTATTGGGAACATGATTGTGACAAAAGGCGCCGAAGCCAGTGACCTCACTGATTTAGTGTTTGATAAAGGCAATACGCAGTTGCCCATAGTCTTTGAAAAG aTAAGCTCATTAAGCACCTTCGACGAATTGATTCAGTTCGATCCTCCCCAACTCCGCTTCCCGTTCATGCCAACCAAGAGGGTGCTTATGATGTGCTCAATTAAAATAATCAATGTTACTGATCACCGTGTAGGTTTCAACAATTGGTACCGGAAGAGCAATTCAGCATGCTACATCACAACTCCAATCCGAGGAATCCTGGCACCACGCTCCACACAAGAACTCAAGGTAATAAGGGTACCAAAGGAAAATGAATCACATGACATGTCGTGCACAGATGTGGTTGGTGTGTGGAATGGCGTTGTGACTGAAGGCATCGAGGAGACAGATCTATATGGTTATATAAGTGATGAAGAGAGTCAGCAGTTTCCCATAGTTTATACGAAG